The proteins below come from a single bacterium genomic window:
- a CDS encoding response regulator — MSTVENRVLCVDDEVSILSALKRLLRKEEYTLLTASSAEEGIELLKQTTVQVVVSDQRMPGLTGVQFLQKVKAMHPDTVRVILSGYADLSVMVEAINKGEIYRFLSKPWNDEELRITIRQALDHYNLLKQRSSLLEQIEANNLELKRLNSLLEEKIAQRTHLLALSQEIMEIIPLPVVGISREGMVVLVNRAAVEYGASRQASIAPGVEIDEFLPAEIIEKLKVCLCHSETGGSMIVEWNGLKTCFRSRPLKTEEATVGCILSFEDYDA; from the coding sequence ATGAGCACCGTGGAAAACCGGGTCCTGTGCGTGGACGACGAGGTTTCCATACTCAGTGCACTCAAGCGCCTGCTCCGCAAGGAGGAATACACCCTGCTGACCGCCTCCAGCGCGGAGGAGGGCATCGAGCTGCTCAAGCAGACCACGGTCCAGGTGGTGGTCTCGGACCAGCGCATGCCGGGGCTGACCGGAGTGCAGTTCCTGCAGAAAGTCAAAGCCATGCATCCCGATACGGTCAGGGTCATCTTGTCCGGCTATGCCGACCTGAGCGTGATGGTCGAGGCGATCAACAAGGGCGAAATCTACCGTTTCCTGTCGAAACCCTGGAACGACGAGGAACTGAGAATCACGATCCGGCAGGCCCTGGACCATTATAACCTTCTGAAGCAGCGTTCCAGCCTTCTGGAACAGATTGAGGCGAACAACCTGGAACTCAAGAGACTGAACAGTCTGCTCGAGGAGAAAATCGCCCAGCGCACGCACCTTCTGGCCCTGTCGCAGGAAATAATGGAGATCATACCGCTGCCGGTCGTTGGGATCAGCCGCGAGGGGATGGTCGTGCTGGTGAACCGGGCGGCGGTCGAATATGGCGCCAGCCGTCAGGCGAGCATTGCACCGGGGGTCGAGATCGATGAATTCCTGCCCGCTGAAATCATCGAAAAGCTTAAAGTCTGTCTGTGCCATAGCGAGACTGGCGGATCCATGATCGTGGAGTGGAACGGACTGAAAACTTGTTTCAGATCCAGACCCTTGAAAACCGAGGAAGCAACAGTGGGCTGCATCCTTTCCTTTGAGGATTACGATGCCTGA
- a CDS encoding HDOD domain-containing protein: MPEKKKEKIISALNTIQPLPAAVQKLLSLLQDPKANANDIARVMSNDPTLTARILRITNSSFFGLSHRISTVPQAITILGFQGLRNLALGVAIFSHFKQAAPTQSVERVWAHSLGVASAARLTAARFKLADPDEMFVAGLMHDIGKLLLVRHFESEYTQLLAGGPYKRSILCQLEKNMFGVDHAQLGSLLCQFWKIPEKLTNLVARHHDPLDETELSEKEYIPLMVIKIANDLTKIIGMGDLGGDMLEMESIGKAIGSGFISCEFLRQIALQLPEEIKKVEVFFEVAKKLKDQPESVKPPAVAVLIGDVAQREVVALALINMGYTLRDSDQMVEQDPDLMAVLADESITGAQMKMLVMRRTPILDFGLWRRENLDSASGDIPLADLKAWLVSILSTIDPREKNV, translated from the coding sequence ATGCCTGAGAAAAAAAAAGAAAAGATAATCAGTGCGCTCAACACGATACAACCGCTGCCAGCCGCAGTGCAGAAACTGTTGAGCCTGCTGCAGGACCCCAAGGCGAACGCCAACGACATTGCGCGGGTGATGTCGAACGACCCGACCCTGACCGCGCGGATACTGCGTATCACCAACTCTTCCTTTTTCGGCCTTTCGCACCGGATAAGCACGGTGCCGCAAGCGATAACCATCCTGGGGTTCCAGGGTCTGCGCAATCTGGCGCTGGGAGTGGCTATTTTCAGCCATTTCAAGCAGGCGGCTCCGACACAGTCTGTCGAGAGAGTCTGGGCGCATTCGCTGGGAGTGGCCAGCGCCGCCCGGCTCACGGCGGCCCGTTTCAAGCTGGCCGACCCGGATGAAATGTTTGTCGCCGGTCTGATGCACGATATCGGCAAACTTCTGCTGGTCAGGCATTTCGAGAGTGAATACACTCAGCTTCTCGCTGGCGGTCCCTATAAGAGAAGCATCCTCTGCCAGCTCGAGAAAAATATGTTCGGCGTTGATCATGCTCAGCTCGGCAGTCTGCTCTGCCAGTTCTGGAAAATTCCGGAAAAGCTGACCAACCTCGTGGCCCGGCATCACGATCCGCTGGATGAAACGGAGTTGTCCGAAAAAGAGTACATTCCGCTCATGGTGATCAAGATCGCCAATGACCTGACCAAAATAATCGGGATGGGCGATCTCGGCGGAGACATGCTCGAGATGGAATCGATAGGGAAAGCGATCGGGAGCGGATTTATCTCTTGTGAATTCCTGCGCCAGATTGCCCTGCAACTGCCGGAGGAAATCAAAAAGGTGGAAGTCTTTTTCGAGGTGGCCAAGAAATTGAAAGACCAGCCGGAGTCGGTGAAACCACCCGCTGTCGCGGTCCTGATTGGCGATGTAGCTCAGCGGGAGGTGGTCGCTCTTGCGCTGATAAACATGGGTTACACCCTGCGAGACTCCGATCAGATGGTGGAGCAGGATCCCGACCTGATGGCCGTGCTGGCGGATGAGAGCATTACGGGCGCTCAGATGAAAATGCTGGTAATGCGGCGCACCCCAATCCTGGATTTCGGGCTGTGGCGCCGGGAAAACCTCGACAGCGCAAGCGGAGACATTCCGCTGGCCGATCTGAAAGCGTGGCTTGTCAGTATACTGTCTACAATCGATCCGCGAGAGAAAAATGTCTGA